DNA from Dokdonella koreensis DS-123:
GCGGCCGCTTGCGGCTTGCGCTGCTGGACGCGGACCAGGCGCTCCATCGTCCGCAGGGACTTGTCGCCGAGCTCCATCGCCGTGTCGACCCAGATCTCGGTGACCCGCATCAGCTCGTCCAGCGTCACCGGATTGCAGGCCTGGCGTACGCGGTTCATCGCGACGCGGGCGTGGGGAATGCGCTGATTGCGGCGGATCAGGTCATTGACCGCCTGCACGCCTTCGCCGCGCGGCACCAGGACGTCGACCACGCCCATCGCGTGCAGCTCGTCGCTGGAGTACACGTTGCCGCTCAGGATCATTTCCTCGGCGAGCTTGGCGCTGATGCGCTGGCGCAGGAACGAGTAGGCGCCCATGCCCGGGAACAGGTCGAACAGGACTTCCGGGAAGCCCATGCCGACGCCGCTTTCGGCGACGATCGTCTGGCAGGCCAGGGCCAGTTCCAGGCCGCCACCGAGCGCGTCGCCCTGGACCAGCGCGATCGAATGGACCTTGTGGGTCGCCGCTGCCGCGTACACGCCGTGCACGC
Protein-coding regions in this window:
- a CDS encoding crotonase/enoyl-CoA hydratase family protein; this translates as MNTKEMRDTNDYQLLRTHEDEGTHASWFFMHKHQPQHDLGYRACFSVQLLKELHLYLRSSVEQAMPVGTGQDGKLAHLVLGSDADVFNLGGDLELFGRLIRERNREHLLSYARLCVEGVHGVYAAAATHKVHSIALVQGDALGGGLELALACQTIVAESGVGMGFPEVLFDLFPGMGAYSFLRQRISAKLAEEMILSGNVYSSDELHAMGVVDVLVPRGEGVQAVNDLIRRNQRIPHARVAMNRVRQACNPVTLDELMRVTEIWVDTAMELGDKSLRTMERLVRVQQRKPQAAAERADLARPALQAV